TTTAAATGTCTGCATTTTATCCTTTTTGTCAGCCATATTAGCCGCAAAGAAAAGTATAAGTGCAAACTTGGCGATTTCGGACGGCTGTACACTGAATCCAGCTATACTTAGCCATCTGCTCGATCCATTAAGATTTACCCCAACGCCCTTTACAAGCACTACTGCCAAAAGACCTATAGCAATTATAAGACCTATATACCTAAATTTCTTTAATTTTTTATAATCAAAAAAGGATAGCACTATCATGGCCACAAACCCGACAACTGCCCCTAAAATCTGCTTTTTAAAAAAATATAGCCCGTCTGAAAATTTCGTTTCCGCGTAATAATAGCTTGCACTAAAAACCATAAGTATGCCGAATGCCACTAAAATAACTGTTGCTATTAACAGTGCATAATCCATTGACTTTTTACGCATATTTTCTCCTATAACTTTGAAACGATTTCTTTAAATACTCTACCCCTGTGTTCATAGTCTTCAAACATATCAAAGCTTGCGCATGCGGGAGATAAGAGCACATTCATCCCCGGCTGTGCATAATCTGCAGCCATATGGACGGCCTCCTCAAAGCTCGATGCGCAAACAATATTGTCATAAGACATTTCTTTTGCTGTTTTAAGATCTTAGGTGCTGTTTCTCCTAAAGCTACTACGGCCTTTATATAGCCGTTAAACGCATGGAACAACTCCCTAAAATCGCTTTTTTTATCATACCCGCCCAACAGCAGCACTGTTGGCGCATTCATCGCTTGTATTGCCTTTATCGTGGCGTCAGGATTTGTGCCTTTCGAATCGTTTATATACCTTACGCCGCCAACTTCCCTGACGAACTCTATTCTATGCTCAACACCTTTAAAAGACATAAGAGTATGGCGCAGGACTTGTGCGGATACACCCATGACGCTAGCAATACAAACTGCGGCAAGCGCGTTTTCCATATTGTGTTCACCTGGAATAAAAACCTGGTGTTTATTACATATATACTTTTCTATTCCGCCATATTTAAATACTATGTCATTGTCTCTTAGGTAGGCTCCCTCGCTGACTTCGTCTTTTATGCTGAACCAAAGTACTTTAGCTTTGGCTTTGTCAGATAGTGAGCGTGTCATTTTGTTATCGTAATTAAGTACCAAAAAATCATCTTTGGTTTGGTTTTCAAATATCCTGGACTTAGATCTTATGTAGTTTTCCATTGTTTTATATCTATTCAGATGGTCTGGTGTAATATTCAATATTGCACTCACTTTTGGCTTAAAAGTATCTATATCATCTAGTTGATAAGATGAAACTTCTGCAACTATTTTATCACCCTTTTTAGTTTTAGATGCCTCTTGTGTAAACGGTATACCAATATTGCCAACTACATGTGTACACTTCCCTGCATTTTCAAAGATATTACCTAGCAGTGAAACTGTTGTAGTCTTGCCGTTTGTTCCGGTAACTGCAATTACATCTCCATTTGCGTTTTGGAATCCAAGTTCCAACTCAGAAATTATATATTTCTTTAATTTTTTGGCAAGCACATATACAGGCGCCGTCGGTGGCACTCCCGGGCTAATCACTATTAAATCTGCCGCGTAGACTGCCTCAGTCGGGTCCTTTTTAAAATACTTTTCAAGCGTTAAATCTTTTAAAACGCTTAATACCTCTTTACTTAATTCATTTTCTTCTTTTGCGTCGTAAACGCTGACAAAAAAGCCAAGATCAACAAGCAGCCTTGCAGCGGCTGCTCCGCTTTTGGCCATTCCGACTACCAATGCTTTTTTGTCATTTAAGACCATTTAAGGGTTCCTCCTAAACCAGTACCAGCATTGCTATTAAACACAGTACTGTTGTGATTATCATATAAAGTGCAACGACTTTTGTCTCATGCATCCCGCTAAGCTCAAAATGATGGTGCAAAGGCGCCATTTTAAACACGCGTTTTTTAGTCATCTTATAATATCCGACCTGTATAACTACCGACAATGCCGATAATACGAACATAAGGCCTGTTATAACTATTAAAAACTGCATACGTGAAACTATCGCCATAAGCGACACGGCAGCCCCAAGGGCAAGCGAACCGGTGTCTCCCATAAATACCGAAGCCGGATGCGAATTAAACCGTAAAAACCCGAGGCATGCACCGGTTAATGCCGCACAAAATACCATGGTGTTTTTTAAGTCTACAGAATATAGCGTAAGCCCCATAGCCGAAGCTGCAGCAGACATAGCCAGGAATATAACCGCAAAAGTAGCTGAGTTTATAAGAGTGACCCCTCCTGCCAATCCGTCCAGCCCGTCTGTTAAATTAACTGCGTTTACAAGTGAGACAACGACAAATATAGTAAACGGAATATAGAATATTCCAAGGTCCCACTCTACATTTAAAAACGGCACAACTATTTTGGATCCTATGTTAGGATCGTCATAAGCAAACAACGCAACTATTATAGCAAGGCCAAACTGTCCTATTATCTTTTGATATGCCCTTAAGCCAAGGGAGCGTTTCTTTATAACTATAATCAAATCGTCTATAAGGCCAATAAGGCCAAAGCCCAAAGTCACCGATGTCAAAAACGTCACATACCTGTAGCTGCCGCTTGAAAATATAAGCGTAGTGAT
The sequence above is drawn from the Eubacteriales bacterium genome and encodes:
- the murD gene encoding UDP-N-acetylmuramoyl-L-alanine--D-glutamate ligase, translating into MVLNDKKALVVGMAKSGAAAARLLVDLGFFVSVYDAKEENELSKEVLSVLKDLTLEKYFKKDPTEAVYAADLIVISPGVPPTAPVYVLAKKLKKYIISELELGFQNANGDVIAVTGTNGKTTTVSLLGNIFENAGKCTHVVGNIGIPFTQEASKTKKGDKIVAEVSSYQLDDIDTFKPKVSAILNITPDHLNRYKTMENYIRSKSRIFENQTKDDFLVLNYDNKMTRSLSDKAKAKVLWFSIKDEVSEGAYLRDNDIVFKYGGIEKYICNKHQVFIPGEHNMENALAAVCIASVMGVSAQVLRHTLMSFKGVEHRIEFVREVGGVRYINDSKGTNPDATIKAIQAMNAPTVLLLGGYDKKSDFRELFHAFNGYIKAVVALGETAPKILKQQKKCLMTILFAHRALRRPSIWLQIMHSRG
- the mraY gene encoding phospho-N-acetylmuramoyl-pentapeptide-transferase, which gives rise to MQTLILSTICAFAIAILVGYLAIPLLRRLKFGQQVRDDGPETHLKKTGTPTMGGIIIWIALIITTLIFSSGSYRYVTFLTSVTLGFGLIGLIDDLIIVIKKRSLGLRAYQKIIGQFGLAIIVALFAYDDPNIGSKIVVPFLNVEWDLGIFYIPFTIFVVVSLVNAVNLTDGLDGLAGGVTLINSATFAVIFLAMSAAASAMGLTLYSVDLKNTMVFCAALTGACLGFLRFNSHPASVFMGDTGSLALGAAVSLMAIVSRMQFLIVITGLMFVLSALSVVIQVGYYKMTKKRVFKMAPLHHHFELSGMHETKVVALYMIITTVLCLIAMLVLV